The proteins below are encoded in one region of Bacteroides uniformis:
- a CDS encoding arylsulfatase, whose translation MADETIRTSKETDERPNIVLIMADDMGYSDVGCYGGEIPTPNIDRLAQKGVRYTQFYNSGRSCPTRASLLTGLYPQQAGIGAMSEDPGIKKGEKHPENRGVHGYMGFLNRNCVTIAEVLKEAGYHTYMTGKWHVGMHGKEKWPLQRGFEHFYGILAGASSYLKPQGGRGLTLDNTNLPAPQSPYYTTDAFTDYAIRFIDEQTDDNPFFLYLAYNAPHWPLHAKDKDLEKFAGKYDKGWEAVREERYRKMVELGIVNPDWKLAEWESRAWNELTEAERDSSSLRMSVYAAQVYCMDYNIGKLIDYLEEEGKLDNTLILFLSDNGACAEPYSEKGFGSTSEINKLDSWVHPSYGLPWAQVSNTPYRKYKVRAYEGGIATPLIISWPEVLGKYSNQIRRNVGFVPDIMATFVEVARAEYPTTYHDGNSIIPMAGTSLMSTVHNPDKQIHEYIFGEHFNNCFVRWKNWKAVKDEKMKEWELYDIEKDRTEWNNVAAEYPDVLKKMVRKWEEWANECYIFPKRLN comes from the coding sequence ATGGCAGACGAAACAATACGAACCAGCAAAGAAACTGATGAAAGACCTAATATTGTACTTATTATGGCAGATGACATGGGATATTCGGATGTTGGGTGTTATGGCGGTGAGATTCCGACTCCCAATATTGACCGGTTGGCACAAAAGGGAGTACGATATACGCAGTTTTATAATTCTGGACGTTCTTGTCCTACCCGTGCCAGCTTGCTGACCGGACTTTATCCGCAGCAGGCCGGCATCGGAGCTATGTCTGAAGATCCCGGCATCAAGAAAGGAGAAAAACATCCGGAAAATAGAGGAGTCCATGGTTATATGGGTTTTCTCAACCGTAATTGTGTGACAATTGCTGAGGTGCTGAAAGAGGCTGGCTATCATACATACATGACAGGCAAATGGCATGTTGGGATGCATGGCAAGGAAAAGTGGCCGTTGCAGAGGGGATTTGAGCATTTTTATGGAATACTGGCCGGTGCTTCCAGCTATTTGAAACCTCAGGGCGGACGGGGCTTGACTCTGGATAATACGAATTTGCCTGCTCCTCAATCCCCCTATTATACAACGGATGCTTTTACTGATTATGCCATTCGGTTTATAGATGAACAGACGGATGATAATCCGTTCTTTCTTTACTTGGCGTACAATGCTCCCCATTGGCCGCTACATGCCAAAGACAAGGATTTGGAAAAGTTTGCAGGCAAATATGACAAGGGATGGGAAGCCGTTCGTGAAGAGCGTTACCGGAAAATGGTTGAATTGGGTATAGTCAATCCTGATTGGAAATTGGCCGAATGGGAATCTCGTGCCTGGAATGAGCTTACGGAAGCAGAACGTGATAGTTCGTCCTTGCGGATGTCTGTTTATGCCGCCCAAGTTTACTGCATGGATTATAACATTGGAAAGTTGATTGATTATCTGGAAGAAGAAGGTAAGCTTGACAATACTCTTATACTTTTTCTCTCGGATAATGGGGCATGTGCAGAACCTTATTCGGAAAAAGGTTTCGGAAGCACAAGTGAGATTAATAAGCTTGACAGCTGGGTTCATCCTTCTTATGGACTGCCTTGGGCACAGGTTAGCAATACACCGTACCGGAAATATAAAGTACGGGCCTATGAAGGAGGCATTGCTACCCCATTGATTATTTCCTGGCCGGAAGTGCTTGGAAAGTATAGCAACCAGATAAGAAGAAACGTAGGTTTTGTTCCTGATATCATGGCTACATTTGTAGAGGTTGCCAGAGCAGAATATCCGACAACTTATCATGACGGAAATTCGATTATTCCTATGGCAGGAACTAGCTTGATGTCAACGGTTCATAATCCTGATAAACAAATACATGAATATATCTTCGGTGAACACTTCAATAATTGTTTTGTACGGTGGAAAAATTGGAAAGCTGTAAAGGATGAAAAAATGAAGGAGTGGGAACTGTATGATATTGAAAAAGACAGAACTGAGTGGAATAATGTAGCTGCTGAGTATCCGGATGTGCTGAAGAAGATGGTCCGGAAATGGGAGGAGTGGGCGAACGAATGCTACATCTTCCCTAAAAGGCTGAACTAA
- a CDS encoding sulfatase family protein — translation MMKKEKMCLLGLLPALTVPMTLPCLAGNNAELPPNIIVVLTDDMGYGDIGIYGGKFIPTPNIDRMAEEGSRFNQYYSASPISSPSRCGLLTGMYPGKWHITTYLQGKAGNKAAEMADYLDPSAPTLPKVMKNAGYKTGHFGKWHLGGGRDVRNAPPFVAYGYDEYCSTYESPQPDSLLTATDWIWSPQDSVKRWNRTAYFVDKTLAFLERHRGEACFVNLWPDDMHTPWVGNFEQQQVFPDGQESEKNFRVVLAEYDRQIGRLLREIKNMNLENNTIVIFTSDNGPAPSFKGSRAGNMRGCKASLFEGGIHMPFIIWDTKGEIPSGKTDDTTVVSALDLYKSLSSLAGIKLPADCKSDGMDMSAALKGVPQERREPLFWEYRRNESKAFPRPADKDVSPAIAVRYGKWKLLVDKDSTNVLLYDLEDNLRENVDLSKKHPQVASRLSKLALEWWNSLPEF, via the coding sequence ATGATGAAAAAGGAAAAAATGTGTTTACTGGGACTATTGCCTGCCCTGACAGTCCCTATGACATTGCCTTGTCTGGCAGGGAATAACGCTGAGTTGCCTCCTAATATTATAGTTGTGCTTACGGATGATATGGGTTATGGTGATATTGGTATATATGGTGGTAAATTTATACCTACTCCCAATATTGACCGTATGGCAGAAGAAGGTTCACGGTTCAATCAATATTATAGTGCATCTCCTATCAGTTCTCCTTCGCGTTGTGGCCTACTGACCGGGATGTACCCGGGCAAGTGGCATATAACCACTTATTTACAAGGAAAGGCTGGAAACAAAGCTGCGGAAATGGCCGACTATTTGGACCCTTCGGCTCCCACCTTGCCCAAAGTGATGAAGAATGCCGGATATAAAACCGGTCATTTCGGGAAATGGCATTTGGGAGGGGGACGGGATGTCCGGAATGCTCCCCCTTTTGTCGCTTATGGATATGACGAATATTGCAGCACCTATGAAAGCCCTCAACCGGATTCGTTACTTACGGCAACGGATTGGATTTGGTCTCCGCAGGATAGTGTAAAGCGATGGAATAGAACAGCCTATTTCGTTGATAAAACGCTGGCTTTTTTAGAACGTCACAGAGGAGAAGCTTGTTTTGTGAACTTATGGCCGGATGACATGCATACTCCGTGGGTTGGAAACTTTGAGCAACAGCAGGTCTTTCCGGACGGGCAGGAATCGGAAAAGAACTTTCGGGTGGTGCTTGCCGAATATGATAGGCAAATAGGACGTTTGCTGCGTGAAATTAAAAATATGAATCTTGAAAACAATACCATTGTCATTTTTACCAGTGACAACGGGCCTGCACCCAGTTTCAAGGGAAGCCGGGCCGGTAATATGAGAGGATGTAAAGCTTCATTGTTCGAGGGAGGTATACATATGCCCTTTATAATATGGGATACAAAAGGCGAAATTCCTTCGGGGAAAACGGACGATACTACGGTGGTCAGCGCTCTGGATTTGTACAAGAGTTTGAGTTCACTTGCTGGAATCAAATTGCCTGCTGATTGTAAAAGTGATGGCATGGACATGAGTGCGGCTTTGAAAGGGGTTCCGCAGGAAAGGAGAGAACCTCTCTTTTGGGAATATAGAAGAAATGAAAGCAAAGCATTCCCCCGGCCTGCAGACAAAGATGTCAGTCCGGCTATTGCGGTGCGGTATGGCAAGTGGAAACTGTTGGTTGATAAAGACAGTACAAATGTCTTATTGTATGATTTGGAGGATAATTTGAGGGAAAACGTTGATTTAAGCAAGAAACATCCTCAGGTGGCAAGTCGGTTGAGTAAATTGGCTCTTGAGTGGTGGAATTCTTTACCGGAATTTTGA
- a CDS encoding sulfatase family protein yields MNWNIVKGACLALLPVAGTLKAQEKPNIVVILADDLASNEISCYGGKNLKTPNIDRIAEEGIRFTNNFASCAMSVPIRASLYTGLYPARHGSYQNHKISYSDIKSVTYYLPQAGYRVGRAGKTHTVPKSVFNFEKVPGFEENCIAVTADYTVDGIRDFMRQDSPFCLFVCSTLSHAPWTCGNKDEFDADKVILPPNCVDNKGTRELFRRLLAEIRALDNQVGDVLKTIEEVGKLDNTLVVFLGEQGPQLPGGKWTCWNYGQSSALVARYPAKIKAKSTSDAIVQYEDILPTLMEFVGGDEIEGIDGKSFLKALFGKEKEHRRFAYGIHNNIPEGTAYPIRSIRDKRYKLILNLTPEVEYFEKHLMNLKNERSVWASWIESTKTDKRARYFVDRYVKRPAIEFYDMQKDPWELNNLAEEKKYAKRIAMMKGELEAWMRQQGDTGAQMDVKIKKQ; encoded by the coding sequence ATGAATTGGAATATTGTAAAAGGTGCATGTCTTGCACTACTGCCTGTTGCCGGTACCTTAAAAGCACAGGAGAAACCGAACATTGTAGTAATCTTGGCAGATGATCTTGCTTCGAATGAGATTAGTTGCTATGGAGGGAAGAACCTCAAGACTCCGAATATTGATCGGATAGCTGAAGAAGGAATCAGATTCACTAATAACTTTGCCTCTTGTGCAATGAGTGTGCCTATTCGGGCTTCCTTATATACCGGACTCTATCCTGCTCGGCACGGCTCTTATCAAAATCATAAAATATCCTATTCTGATATAAAGAGCGTCACGTATTATCTGCCCCAGGCGGGTTATCGGGTAGGGCGTGCAGGAAAAACGCATACTGTTCCTAAAAGTGTTTTCAATTTTGAGAAGGTTCCGGGGTTTGAGGAGAACTGTATTGCTGTGACTGCTGACTATACAGTGGATGGCATTCGTGACTTTATGCGACAGGACAGTCCGTTTTGCTTATTTGTTTGCAGTACGCTTTCCCACGCTCCGTGGACATGCGGAAATAAGGATGAATTTGATGCAGATAAGGTTATACTGCCTCCTAACTGCGTTGATAATAAAGGAACGCGTGAACTTTTCAGACGTCTTTTGGCTGAAATCCGGGCTTTGGATAATCAGGTTGGTGATGTATTGAAAACTATTGAAGAGGTTGGCAAACTGGATAATACTTTAGTTGTATTTCTTGGAGAACAAGGTCCACAGTTGCCGGGAGGAAAATGGACTTGCTGGAACTACGGTCAAAGCAGTGCATTGGTGGCTCGCTATCCTGCAAAAATAAAGGCCAAATCGACCAGTGATGCTATCGTTCAGTATGAAGATATTCTACCTACTTTAATGGAATTTGTCGGTGGAGATGAAATAGAGGGCATTGATGGGAAAAGTTTCCTGAAGGCATTGTTCGGCAAAGAGAAAGAACACCGTCGCTTTGCTTACGGTATACATAATAATATCCCGGAAGGGACAGCCTATCCGATACGTAGCATCAGGGACAAGAGATATAAACTGATATTGAACTTGACTCCTGAAGTAGAGTATTTTGAAAAACATCTGATGAATCTTAAGAATGAAAGAAGCGTTTGGGCAAGCTGGATTGAGAGTACAAAAACAGATAAACGGGCAAGATATTTTGTTGACAGATATGTAAAACGTCCTGCAATAGAGTTTTATGATATGCAGAAAGATCCTTGGGAGTTGAATAATTTGGCAGAAGAAAAGAAGTATGCGAAACGTATTGCTATGATGAAAGGGGAACTTGAGGCGTGGATGCGGCAGCAGGGTGATACGGGAGCTCAAATGGACGTGAAAATAAAGAAGCAATGA
- a CDS encoding hybrid sensor histidine kinase/response regulator transcription factor gives MRTRYNLVIHVSVIFLLFLFNNYSSAYNLRQYSSKNGLSNSAVLSICQDGDGFMWFGSCEGVNFFDGLNFQLYNPIDKKKILSGNIVESILEAENNILWIQTNYGLDRLEKYSQTVHSFRQFKGKNWVVNSTDNRIFVVNSDNYIYYYVPEEQQFRGIQVDNLIADDILEVAIDKRNILWIFMKSGNNLSFSINSNPDGSISLEPKKLFDDEEKVMWCFYDDDTFYIVDNKYALYEYDPASCNKYYIYDLSDEVKRYGEISAIIQHKGEYFIGFKSSGLIVLQHIPESKDRYSIHDINIKSGIFCIEKDKFQDIIWVGTDGQGVYMYYNDSYTLRTTLLRDLPYNLNTPIRTFYIDEYGTFWFGTKGNGIVKIENYDAAVNEGEKSVQFLTNNSLLKSNSVYTIVPGKKDILWIGSENGLNYYSYKSSSIKNIDILGGNKPLRYVYSVCEFNDSTLWIATVGEGIVKAKLGEKDGNPVLKKDTTFLFDNGVIPSNYFFTSYKENDSIIWFGNRGYGAYKINNRTNKIEVYSLNEGSESQTLNDVFSILKSDKSYWFATSYGLARIYYDRDRYVFDKTNVLPKNVIHGMLQDEYNNLWLSTNRGLIKYNVSENTFQTYWKQNDLQVTEFSDGAYFKHIPSGTLFFGGINGFVTVSVNGFPKLDYNPEIQFSNLSIFGKEYNINDFVSIENSRKNITLNYEQNFFSLSFTAIDYINGNDYTYFYKLAELSDIWIDNGGSNSASFTNISPGRYTLLVKYRNNITGKESAVQSLVINISYPWYQTTLAYVVYTLLLLLVGYCIVRLSIKWYRMKKENIVEKLTRKQREDVYESKLRFFTNITHELCTPLTLIYGPCEKIISYDKSDSLIIKYAKLIKHNAEELNSLIAELIEFRRLETGHKKVEIKSCPISELARNIAEPFSELTSNKLLDYRINIVDNIYWNSDSGCLNKIITNLISNAFKYASVKGKISVDVYVEDKKLYIVVANTGKGIKEDDLSKIFDRYTVLDNFEDQNKAHETSRNGLGLAICNNMVKLLEGEITVTSVLNDITTFTVILPELSIEQATEGDEFFGNASVTVIENVSRKMEETSSVPEIVIPEYDKNKQTIMIIDDDSAMLWFVTEIFIDKYNVIPINNSTEVMSCLEQSSPDIIISDIMMPDIDGISLTTLIKGDKLRKHIPMILLSAKNTVEDQVRGIDSGAEVYITKPFSVRYLEKVVERLIKRKEDLKQYFSSAVSSFEINEGKLVHEEDKKFMEKVYQVIDSNITNPELSIETISSSLGYSTRQFYRRIKEITPKKPNDIIREYKLDIVKKLLINTNLSVEEIMDRTGFINRGNFFKIFSQKFEMTPKKYREQMRKDITKTNLENS, from the coding sequence ATGAGAACAAGATATAATCTGGTTATCCATGTTTCTGTTATCTTTCTGTTATTTCTGTTTAATAATTATTCTTCGGCTTATAATTTGCGGCAGTATTCCAGCAAGAATGGACTTTCCAATAGTGCAGTATTATCTATTTGTCAGGATGGGGATGGTTTTATGTGGTTTGGTTCTTGTGAGGGGGTCAACTTTTTTGATGGGCTGAACTTTCAGTTGTACAACCCCATTGATAAGAAAAAGATATTGTCTGGGAATATAGTAGAGAGTATATTGGAAGCTGAGAATAATATTTTGTGGATTCAGACCAATTATGGTCTTGATCGTTTGGAGAAGTATTCTCAAACGGTACATTCATTCAGGCAGTTTAAGGGGAAAAACTGGGTAGTGAATAGTACGGATAATAGAATCTTTGTCGTTAATAGTGATAATTACATTTATTATTATGTGCCTGAGGAACAGCAATTTCGTGGAATACAAGTAGATAACCTCATAGCAGATGACATCCTCGAGGTTGCTATTGACAAAAGAAATATATTGTGGATATTTATGAAAAGCGGAAACAATCTTAGTTTTTCAATCAATTCTAATCCTGATGGAAGTATCTCTTTAGAACCTAAAAAACTGTTTGATGATGAGGAGAAGGTCATGTGGTGTTTTTATGATGACGATACCTTTTATATTGTGGATAATAAATATGCCCTTTATGAATATGACCCTGCTAGTTGCAATAAGTATTATATCTATGATTTGTCTGATGAAGTAAAACGGTACGGAGAAATTTCAGCTATAATTCAGCATAAAGGTGAATATTTTATTGGTTTTAAATCAAGTGGACTGATTGTTTTGCAGCATATTCCAGAATCTAAAGATAGATATTCTATTCACGATATAAATATCAAATCCGGTATCTTTTGTATAGAAAAAGATAAATTTCAGGATATTATATGGGTGGGTACTGATGGGCAGGGGGTGTATATGTATTACAATGATTCCTATACTCTCAGGACGACGTTGTTGAGAGATTTGCCATACAATCTAAATACGCCGATAAGAACATTTTATATTGATGAATACGGTACTTTTTGGTTTGGAACAAAAGGGAATGGCATTGTGAAAATTGAAAATTATGACGCGGCTGTTAATGAAGGAGAAAAATCAGTGCAGTTTCTTACGAATAATAGCTTGTTAAAAAGTAACTCTGTCTATACAATAGTACCTGGTAAGAAAGATATTTTATGGATAGGCAGTGAAAATGGTCTGAATTATTATTCATATAAAAGTAGTAGTATAAAGAATATAGATATTTTAGGCGGTAACAAACCTTTAAGATATGTATATTCTGTTTGTGAATTTAATGATTCTACTCTTTGGATTGCTACGGTGGGTGAAGGGATTGTAAAGGCTAAGCTTGGCGAAAAAGACGGCAATCCGGTATTGAAGAAAGATACGACCTTTTTGTTTGATAATGGTGTAATTCCTTCCAACTATTTTTTCACCTCTTATAAGGAGAACGATTCGATTATCTGGTTTGGCAATAGAGGATATGGAGCCTATAAAATTAATAATCGTACCAATAAAATAGAAGTTTACAGTTTAAATGAAGGAAGCGAAAGCCAGACATTGAACGATGTGTTTTCTATTTTAAAGAGTGACAAAAGCTATTGGTTTGCTACAAGTTATGGGCTTGCCCGAATTTATTATGATAGAGATAGATATGTATTTGACAAGACAAATGTTTTGCCGAAGAATGTGATACATGGAATGTTGCAGGATGAATACAATAATTTGTGGTTGAGCACTAATCGAGGATTGATAAAGTATAATGTTTCGGAGAATACCTTCCAGACATATTGGAAGCAGAACGATCTTCAGGTAACAGAGTTCAGTGATGGGGCATACTTCAAGCATATACCTTCCGGCACTTTGTTTTTTGGAGGGATAAACGGTTTTGTCACTGTTTCGGTCAATGGATTTCCTAAACTGGATTATAATCCGGAAATTCAATTTAGCAACTTATCTATATTCGGTAAAGAGTATAATATAAATGATTTTGTAAGTATTGAAAATAGTAGGAAAAATATAACTTTGAATTATGAACAAAATTTTTTCTCTTTATCGTTTACTGCTATAGATTATATAAATGGGAATGATTATACTTATTTTTATAAACTTGCAGAACTTAGTGATATTTGGATTGACAATGGAGGCTCCAATTCCGCATCATTCACCAATATTTCTCCGGGCAGATATACTTTGTTGGTGAAGTATAGGAATAATATTACAGGTAAGGAAAGTGCGGTTCAGTCACTTGTGATAAACATATCATACCCGTGGTATCAGACTACTTTGGCATATGTGGTCTATACTTTATTGTTGTTATTGGTTGGTTACTGTATTGTACGGCTGAGTATTAAATGGTATAGAATGAAAAAAGAGAATATCGTAGAAAAGCTGACAAGAAAACAACGCGAAGATGTTTATGAATCAAAATTACGATTCTTTACTAATATAACTCACGAACTGTGTACTCCCTTGACGTTAATATATGGTCCTTGCGAAAAGATTATTTCATACGACAAATCAGATAGCCTCATTATTAAATATGCCAAATTGATTAAGCATAATGCGGAGGAACTGAATAGTCTGATTGCAGAACTAATTGAATTCAGACGTTTGGAGACGGGACATAAAAAAGTAGAGATAAAATCCTGTCCCATATCAGAATTAGCCCGTAATATAGCTGAACCTTTTTCAGAATTGACAAGTAATAAGCTGCTTGATTATAGAATAAATATAGTCGACAATATATATTGGAACTCTGATTCGGGATGCTTGAATAAGATAATTACTAATCTTATATCCAATGCTTTTAAATATGCATCAGTCAAAGGAAAAATAAGTGTAGATGTGTATGTTGAAGACAAAAAGCTGTATATTGTTGTAGCTAATACAGGCAAAGGGATTAAAGAAGATGATCTTTCTAAGATTTTTGATAGATATACCGTACTTGATAATTTTGAAGACCAGAATAAAGCACATGAAACGTCGCGAAATGGATTGGGTTTGGCTATATGCAATAATATGGTGAAATTGTTAGAGGGAGAAATAACCGTAACCAGTGTGCTTAATGATATAACGACTTTTACTGTAATTCTCCCTGAATTGTCAATAGAGCAAGCTACGGAGGGTGATGAGTTTTTTGGTAATGCAAGTGTGACTGTTATAGAGAACGTTTCCCGAAAAATGGAGGAAACCAGTTCTGTTCCTGAGATTGTCATTCCTGAATATGACAAGAATAAGCAGACAATAATGATTATAGATGATGATTCGGCCATGCTATGGTTTGTTACAGAAATATTTATTGATAAATATAATGTAATTCCCATTAATAATTCAACAGAGGTGATGTCTTGTTTGGAGCAGAGTTCACCGGACATAATCATATCGGATATTATGATGCCGGACATTGACGGTATCTCTCTTACTACATTGATAAAGGGAGATAAATTGCGCAAACATATACCAATGATTCTTTTATCTGCCAAGAATACGGTGGAGGATCAGGTAAGGGGTATTGATTCCGGAGCAGAGGTTTATATAACCAAGCCTTTCAGTGTGAGATATTTGGAAAAAGTAGTGGAACGGCTCATCAAGAGAAAAGAAGACTTGAAGCAATATTTCTCTTCGGCTGTGAGCTCATTTGAGATAAATGAGGGTAAGCTGGTGCACGAGGAAGATAAGAAATTCATGGAAAAAGTATATCAGGTAATCGATTCGAATATTACTAATCCGGAGCTTTCTATTGAAACCATTAGCTCTTCTTTAGGATACAGTACGCGTCAGTTTTATCGGAGAATAAAAGAAATAACTCCTAAGAAGCCGAATGATATAATCAGAGAGTATAAGCTGGATATTGTGAAGAAACTATTAATTAATACAAACTTGTCTGTTGAAGAGATTATGGATAGGACCGGCTTTATCAACCGGGGAAACTTCTTCAAAATATTTTCTCAGAAATTTGAAATGACCCCTAAAAAATATAGAGAGCAGATGCGTAAAGACATCACAAAAACAAATTTGGAAAATTCTTAA
- a CDS encoding integrase core domain-containing protein — MALLQKHGIAVSMTEDYKPTDNAVAERINGIIKAESSHPRGRFNDIGHARNVIARYIHFYNHRRPHMSIGYKIPAVAHLEKGIQKKMWKKKKYPSTSSNEKKDAISLQSRTSKYGFCKSSKMTVNRIRTTHFAVSTISAGLGKKWLLNQYNIPRTVY, encoded by the coding sequence GTGGCACTTCTTCAGAAACATGGCATTGCCGTCAGTATGACGGAAGACTACAAACCCACCGACAATGCCGTTGCGGAACGTATCAACGGGATTATTAAGGCGGAAAGCAGCCATCCTCGAGGCCGGTTCAACGACATCGGGCATGCAAGAAATGTCATAGCTCGCTACATACATTTCTATAACCATCGCAGACCGCATATGAGTATCGGGTATAAAATACCTGCTGTGGCGCATCTGGAGAAGGGAATACAGAAGAAAATGTGGAAGAAGAAAAAATATCCTTCCACAAGTAGCAATGAAAAGAAGGATGCAATATCTTTGCAAAGCCGGACAAGCAAGTACGGGTTCTGCAAATCCAGCAAGATGACTGTCAACAGAATCAGGACAACTCACTTTGCTGTGTCTACTATATCAGCAGGGCTTGGGAAGAAGTGGCTACTAAACCAGTACAACATTCCAAGAACCGTCTACTGA
- a CDS encoding DDE-type integrase/transposase/recombinase produces MLDAVRDIRIEDPGIGCYKLWIMLTVLFGAGFMPGRDSFYALLRQHRLMLPARKTRHTTNSNHRYHKWKNLIKGVTLTSANHLWVSDITYIPLTNGEVCYLHLITDAYSHKIQGWVLTDTLWVSATINALQQAIEQAVEMKGSEIL; encoded by the coding sequence ATGCTGGATGCTGTCCGTGATATCCGTATCGAAGATCCGGGTATAGGCTGTTACAAACTGTGGATTATGCTCACCGTGCTTTTTGGAGCCGGGTTCATGCCTGGGCGGGACAGCTTTTATGCATTGCTCCGGCAACACCGCTTGATGCTTCCTGCCCGCAAGACCCGGCATACGACGAACTCCAACCATCGCTATCACAAGTGGAAGAACTTAATCAAAGGAGTGACCTTGACTTCAGCCAACCACTTGTGGGTCAGTGACATTACTTATATACCACTTACCAATGGTGAAGTCTGTTATCTGCATCTGATTACGGATGCTTACTCCCATAAGATACAGGGATGGGTGCTTACCGACACCTTATGGGTATCGGCAACCATCAATGCATTGCAACAGGCTATAGAGCAGGCTGTTGAAATGAAAGGAAGTGAAATCTTATAG
- a CDS encoding transposase, which translates to MTSKRKLYREDEKLFFLHSYYQSGMSKHAFCRAHGICCPALLNSWIKKYSNLAEELSLPSEQESPDMSNRSKEAYKDENAQLKKRIKELEKALSFSKLETEARELMITRAEELFNIPIRKKSGAKS; encoded by the coding sequence ATGACTTCAAAACGAAAGCTTTATCGTGAAGATGAAAAACTGTTTTTTCTTCACTCTTACTACCAATCAGGTATGAGTAAGCATGCCTTTTGCCGGGCACATGGCATTTGTTGCCCTGCCTTGCTAAATAGTTGGATTAAAAAGTATTCAAATTTAGCAGAAGAGCTATCTTTGCCTTCTGAACAAGAATCACCAGATATGTCCAATCGCAGCAAGGAAGCCTACAAAGATGAAAATGCCCAATTAAAAAAGCGCATTAAAGAGCTGGAGAAAGCTCTGTCTTTCTCCAAGCTGGAAACAGAAGCCCGTGAATTGATGATTACGCGTGCTGAAGAACTCTTCAACATCCCTATCAGAAAAAAATCTGGGGCCAAATCGTAA
- a CDS encoding fumarylacetoacetate hydrolase family protein, with the protein MKIIAVGMNYALHNKELGHTHENKEPVIFLKPDSAILKDGKPFFIPDFSNEVHYETEVVVRICRLGKNIAPRFAHRYYDAVTVGIDFTARDLQRKFREAGNPWELCKGFDNSAAIGTFVPLEQVGGNVQNLDFHLTIDDKEVQRGHTSDMLFRVDDIIAYVSRFMTLKIGDLLFTGTPVGVGPISIGQHLQGYLGEGKVLDFNIR; encoded by the coding sequence ATGAAGATTATTGCTGTAGGAATGAACTATGCTCTGCACAACAAAGAGCTGGGACATACACACGAGAATAAGGAACCGGTTATTTTCTTGAAACCCGATTCGGCCATTCTGAAAGATGGCAAGCCTTTCTTTATCCCCGATTTTTCCAACGAGGTACATTATGAGACGGAAGTGGTGGTGCGCATCTGCCGTTTGGGCAAGAATATTGCTCCTCGCTTTGCCCATCGCTATTATGATGCGGTGACGGTGGGCATCGACTTCACGGCACGCGACTTGCAACGTAAGTTCCGTGAGGCGGGTAATCCGTGGGAGCTTTGCAAAGGTTTCGACAATTCGGCAGCTATCGGCACCTTTGTCCCTTTGGAACAAGTGGGCGGCAATGTACAGAATCTGGACTTCCATCTGACGATTGATGATAAGGAGGTGCAACGTGGCCATACATCGGATATGTTGTTCCGGGTAGATGATATCATTGCCTATGTCAGTCGCTTCATGACCTTGAAAATCGGTGACTTGCTGTTCACGGGTACCCCTGTGGGAGTAGGTCCCATCAGCATCGGACAGCACTTGCAGGGCTATCTTGGGGAAGGGAAAGTACTTGACTTCAATATCCGGTAA